The genomic interval TCTTTTTGCATGTTCAAAAGATGCCATCGAGAAAATAAAGGAAGCAATTAAAGAGCATAACCTTAATCGTGTAATCGTGGCTTCCTGTACCCCTAGAACGCATGAACCTCTCTTCAGAGCCACCTGCGAAGAGGCTGGATTAAATCCCTATCTTTTCGAGATGGTAAACATTCGAGAACATGACTCTTGGGTCCACCCCCATCAGCCAAAAGAAGCTACAAGGAAAGCTATGGAACTTGTGCAGATGGCAGTAGCAAAAGCGAAACTGCTTAACCCACTTGAACAATTTGAGATCGATGTATGCAAATCTGTTCTCGTCATAGGCGGCGGAGTGGCAGGGCTTATCGCAGCAAAAGAGGTGGCGGAAAAAGGCTTCAAAGCATATGTCGTTCATTCGAAAGAAAAGCTTGGCGGAAAGTATACAATCCCCTTTGAAGACGTTGCCATCGATGCATTACTTAACCCCTTGATTAAAAGTGTAGAAGAACACTCGAACATCGAAGTCTTCAGATCGACTTACATTAAGGACGTAAAAGGTGCTTTGGGCAATTTCGATGTCACTATTCTTCAAAATGAAACACCGAAAACGTTGCGAGTAGGTGCAATAATCGTCGCTGAAGAGGCGGAGACGTTGCAGCCTCAGGGTCTTTTTGGCTATGGACGCTACGACAACGTAATTACTTTGCACGAACTTCAGCAGTTAATTCAACAAAATAAATTGGTGAATGAAAAGGTCATTGCATTAATTCTTTGTGCAGGTGCCCGCGAAAAAAGTGGGCGAACCTATTGCTCAAGAGTTTGTTGTTCTGAAGCGATCGATTCAGCCTTGAAGATTAAGGAGCAAAGCCCTGAAGCTGAAATCTTTGTCTTCTATCGTGACATGGTGTTGCCCATAGAAGGTGCCCATTTTTATCGCAAGGCACGTGAACAAGGGATAACCTTCATTCGTTACCTTGAAGAAAAACCGCCTCGAGTTATCTCTGTAAAGAAAGGGTTAGAAATCGAAGCGGAAGATTTGATTGCTGGAGTCAAACTGAGTATTCCCATTGACAAGGCTGTATTAGTAACTCCATTGGTTCCAAGTGAAAACAACCGTGCTCTATCGTCCTCCTTAAAAGTTCCTTTGAACACACAGGGTTTCTTCCTTGAAGCCCATCCCAAACTGAGACCATTGGACTTTGCCACAGATGGAATCTTCATCTGCGGAACGTGTCACAGTCCACAAAGTGTTGTCGAATCGGTTTACCAAGCGTTAGGTGCAGCGTCCAGAGCTTTGATTCCGCTAACGAAGGGCAAAGTATTAAGTGAAGCAATAACAGCCGAAGTGAACGAAGATAGATGCATCGCCTGTGCAAATTGCGAAAAAGTGTGCGAGTACAATGCAATAAACGTCGAAAAATCTGTTGCCAAGGTCAACCCATTCTTGTGTAAGGGTTGTGGAGTCTGCGCTGTCGAATGCCCCGCCATGGCTATAATCATGAACCATTATACCAACGACCAAATCTCATCCATGATAAAAGCATCCTTGCAGACTTGGCCAGAAGGAGACAAAATAAAGGCACTGGCATTCTTCTGCAACTGGTGCAGTTATGCTGCAGCTGACATGGCAGGTGTGAGCCGATTTGAATATCCTCCAGCTGTACGTATCATAAGAGTCATGTGCTCTGGCAGAGTGGACGAAACTCATGTTCTTCAAGCATTTCTATTAGGCGTAGACGGAGTCTTAATCGGTGGCTGTCATCCAGGCGACTGCCATTACATTTCAGGTAATCTAAAAGCTGAGAAACGCGTGAGACAAATGAAAAGATGGCTGAGAGAAGCAGGAATCGAGCCAGAAAGATTGAGACTGGAATGGGCGTCGGCTGGAGAAGGGCAACATCTGGCTGCTGTTCTCAAAGAATTCACGGAACAACTGGAAAAGCTTGGACCTAATCCTTTGAAGAAGTTGGCTGGCA from Candidatus Bathyarchaeota archaeon carries:
- a CDS encoding FAD-dependent oxidoreductase, which translates into the protein MPNGVLVIGGGIAGITTALDLAEKGYGVYLLEKTPSIGGRMAQLDKTFPTLDCSICILAPKMVEISRHPNIQLYTYSEVSHVQPKDDGKSFKVKIKRKPRYVNEEKCTGCLTCTEKCPVKVPSEFEEKLGQRKAIYIPFPQAVPAVAVIDRTHCLYFQKGVCKLCEKFCPAKAIDFDQEEYEETLEVASIILATGFDLIDPAILSQYGYGQLPNVMTSLEFERLLNAAGPTGGKIVRLSDKTAPEKIAFVQCVGSRNVDVKPYCSQICCMYATKEAIVSKEHNPKIDVTIFYNDLQVGGKAHQELVRRATEEFQIKYVKGLPSRIDYDFETNKLVIRHADIVKDKPRTESVDLVVLCPSVVPRKDSSKLARMLGISMTEFGFFKSVHSSSAVDTNVPGIYVCGVCEGPKDISHSVAQASAAATRAALHAELIKSEPRRIAPVQKYAGGEPRIGVFVCNCGINIGAVVDVPKVVEFARNLDAVVYSEEFLFACSKDAIEKIKEAIKEHNLNRVIVASCTPRTHEPLFRATCEEAGLNPYLFEMVNIREHDSWVHPHQPKEATRKAMELVQMAVAKAKLLNPLEQFEIDVCKSVLVIGGGVAGLIAAKEVAEKGFKAYVVHSKEKLGGKYTIPFEDVAIDALLNPLIKSVEEHSNIEVFRSTYIKDVKGALGNFDVTILQNETPKTLRVGAIIVAEEAETLQPQGLFGYGRYDNVITLHELQQLIQQNKLVNEKVIALILCAGAREKSGRTYCSRVCCSEAIDSALKIKEQSPEAEIFVFYRDMVLPIEGAHFYRKAREQGITFIRYLEEKPPRVISVKKGLEIEAEDLIAGVKLSIPIDKAVLVTPLVPSENNRALSSSLKVPLNTQGFFLEAHPKLRPLDFATDGIFICGTCHSPQSVVESVYQALGAASRALIPLTKGKVLSEAITAEVNEDRCIACANCEKVCEYNAINVEKSVAKVNPFLCKGCGVCAVECPAMAIIMNHYTNDQISSMIKASLQTWPEGDKIKALAFFCNWCSYAAADMAGVSRFEYPPAVRIIRVMCSGRVDETHVLQAFLLGVDGVLIGGCHPGDCHYISGNLKAEKRVRQMKRWLREAGIEPERLRLEWASAGEGQHLAAVLKEFTEQLEKLGPNPLKKLAGKELLQK